TCCCTGAGCTGGATCGTAGAGAATGCGCGCAATAGCTGGAATAGAAAAGCCTTGAGCAAAGTTGGCAAACAAGCTGATAGGCTCTATTGGCTTATAAACAACGCCCACATTAAATACGGTGGCATTAAAGTCACGGTCTCCGCCTTGAATAAAATTACCTGTAGAACTAACGTAGTCGGGGATACTAAGTCCAATGCTTTCGTAACGCAGTCCACTACTCAGGAGCCATTGCTCGCTAACATCCCATTGCAACTGGGCAAATAAGCCAAGGTTTTCGACATTATGAAGAGGAGCATAAGTGCGCTCGCCAATTTTCTGGAGAACCCGACTATCACTATTATCGAAAGCCACTAGGTCGAAAACATCAGCGGTCTCGCCGAGATCCTCATTCGCGTAGTCAACGCCCCAAAGCAAGCCAGCATTTTGAAATAGGGGAGTCTCAATCTGTAAGCGTCCTCCGAACCGTTCTTGTTGCTGCTGAAGTCGAGCAACACCAAGCAAGGTATCAGGATCGAAAATTCGGTCGTCGAAGAACGTACCCCGATTAGTGGTATCCCGATAATATGCTTGCGCCGTAAGCTGGCTCCCAAAAAGGTTCTCATGGGTGTAGTCCAGATTAACCAGAGTATTCAGGTTCCCTGGCTCGGGAGTGTCGATAAAATTGAGGGTTCTGGCAAGGGCACGGGCTTTTTGTCGGCCTGGAATCTCTGCAACAATCGGATCTGAGATGAAATTGATGTCTTGATCGTCACGGAAATGATTGAATGTAACTTGCAGGCGTTGCTCGTCATTTAAGTTGACACCTAGCTTGCCCAACACATTATAGGTTTCAGTATTCGCCGAACCCTCAGCAGCGAGGGGAATGCGATCGCCTTCGGCATCAAAAAAAGCACCGATATCATTGCGTGACAAGCTAATCGTGTAGTCAACATTACTTTCAGTCCCAGAGATTAAATACTCGATGAAATTCCCAAAACTGTCTTCTGCATTGGTCAAAGAACTGTTTACACCAACCTCTACTGTCGAAGTCAGTCTTTGTGCAGTCGATCTCCGGGTAATGATGTTGATAATTCCACCTGTTGCCCCATCACCATAGATCGCACTAGGACCGCGAACGACTTCAATCCGTTCAATGGCATTAGGAGCGATGCTTCTCAAGTCTCTGGCAAAAGCCGTAGCATTATTCGAGCTGATCGGGACACCATCAACTAAGACAAAAGGTCTGCGACCTCGCAAAGATTGCCCAAAGTTAGTTTGGACTTGACCCGGTGGTCCCAATCCGGGAACCAATTGCCCAAGAATCTCTTGGACATCTCTCGTTACAGCTGCCTGTTGCTCGATCTGTTGACGAGTAATCACTGTCACTGCGCGCGGCAGATTTTGCAGTTCTTCTTCTGTTCGCGTGGCACTCACCACCACTTGAATTGCCTCTTCTTCTTGAGCTTCAGCAGCTGGTTCACCCTCGCCCTCTGGCTCAACATCCGGTGTCTCTGGCTCTGGGGCTGGTGCCGCCTCCTCCTGAGGTGTCTCTGGTCTTGATGGCACTTCAGCTGTTTGTGGGGCTGGTGTCAAGCTGAGAATTAGTCCTTCCTCATCACTTTTAAACACCTCTACTATCGGTAGCTCCGCCGAACCTGTCACCCTGACCTGGATACTGTTGGCATTCAGATTGGTCGCTGTGACCTCAGCGATGCCCTCAATCGGTTTAACTGCACGAAATTCATTGCCCGACGGTAGACGCAGTTGAGCATTGCTCACATCCAGGATCAAAGTCTGGTTAGAGCTGGACGTGAAGACTTGAGGCGTAGCCCCGTCTGCTGTATCCAAAATTACCTCCAGACCCCTGGGCGTGGGTTTTAGCTGTACGCCTGTCACTTGTGTCACTTGTGCCCAGGCAGGTTGAGCTACCAACACGGCAACTGCACCTGTAAGTAATATGCCAGGAAGTAATGGCTGTAGTTTCATCCGGTTTCCTCATACCCAATTGATGCGTTCAGGTCGTGGTAGACGACTCAGTAAATTGTTGCAAATTAATAGCACCAAACCAGAAAAATACGATACCTTACTTACCAATGTCAAGCATTATTAAAATTTGTTTTGTTGAGAAGAGGTGTCAATTTTAGCAGTAGAATATGCTTTGAGAGTTTTAAACGATGAGTGCATGCCAACAGTAAGTTTTTCGTGGCAGAGTAATTATTGCCTAGCTGCCTAAACCGTTACATAATTTACGTGTATAGACCGCACAGAAGCGAGGGAGAACGCCCCTGGAACCTTGGAGCACTCCCCTCTGCTGCCAGCCAACACAATGCAATTTCAATACACAACAGCTTAAGTGGGTGGCTTTTGTTGCCTACGAACTAAGCCATGTCTGCATCGCCTGCGCCCCTACGTTACTGGCTTGGGCTGCAACAGCTTTTAAAAATCAAGAGCAAATAATTTTTCAAAAAATTATCCACTACTACTTGCCAAAGTTGAGAAAGTTGTACTAAGCTCATTCAAGCTTATTAAAAATAAATTGCAATAAATTTGTTTGAATTTGCAGCTGAACGGTCTGGCTTTTCCCGCAAGTACTTCCCTTTTGGGCAACTGGCAACCACCGCTCGTGCACGATGACTGAAGCGACTTTCTAACCTTTGACGAGATTAGTTTGACTGCGATCGCCGTATCCAACTTTGTATGGGTCGAGCGATCGCCGAGGAGTAAAATGGCTGACTCATTCCCTTTCCCTGAATTTCTAGAAAAAACACGTCTTTCCTCTGTAGTGGACATCCTGCGCTACAGAGCGCTACACCAATCTGAGCAATCGGCTTTTACCTTCCTGCAAGATGGAGAAATCGAGGAAGTTAGCCTGACTTATCGAGAACTGGATCAGCGTAGCCGAGCGATCGCATCCCAACTTCAGACACTGGGGATGAGTGGAGAACGGGCTTTACTGCTTTATCCACCAGGGCTGGATTATCTGGCTGCTTTTTTCGGATGTCTGTATGCGGGAGTCGTGGCAGTTCCGGCTTATCCACCTCGTAACCAACGCAACACACCTCGGATCAAGGCGATCGCATCGGATGCACAAGCCGCTATCACCCTCACCACATCAATTATCGAGTCTCAGGTGCGATCGCTGTTAGAACCAGAAACTGGCTCGGATGGTCTACAGTGGCTAACAACCGACAACCTAGCTCAAGGAATCGAAGATGCTTGGCAAAAACCTGTTATTCAAGCGGATACCTTAGCATTTCTACAATACACCTCGGGTTCTACAGGAACACCGAAAGGGGCAATGCTCAGTCATAGCAACTTACTCCACAACGCCGCCATGACCTACCGCTTCATGGAACATTCGTCCACCAGTAAATTTGTCTCGTGGCTGCCAACTTACCATGATATGGGATTAATTGGTGGAATACTGCAACCCCTGTATGGCGGCTTTTCCTGCATCTTAATGCCCCCAGCATCTTTCCTCCAGCGCCCGTATCGTTGGCTGAAGGTTATTTCTGATTACCAAGGCACGACGAGTGGTGGTCCCAATTTTGCCTATGACTTGTGCACTCGCAAGATTACACCAGAACAACGAGAAACCCTGGATTTAAGCAGCTGGAGTGTAGCTTTTAACGGTGCTGAACCAGTCCGACAGGAAACCTTGGAGCAATTTGCAGCTGCTTTTGCAGACTGTGGCTTCCGTCAGGAAGCCTTTTATCCCTGCTACGGGATGGCTGAAGCAACCCTCATGGTTTCCGGTGGTACGAAAGCTGCCACGCCAACCGTTAAAACAGTTCAAGCAACTGCACTAGAACGCAACCAGATAATTGAAGCTGATATAGGGGACGATGTGCGAACCTTTGTTAGCTGTGGTCGAATCTTAGCAGAGCAGCGGATTGTGATTGCCCATCCCGAAACATTAACCTGCTGCCTCACCAATCAAGTAGGTGAAATCTGGGTATCTGGTCCTAGTGTCGGTTCAGGTTATTGGAATCGTTCTGAACAGACAGAGCAAACGTTCCGCGCCTACCTCTCTGACACAGGTGAGGGACCGT
This window of the Chroococcidiopsis sp. CCMEE 29 genome carries:
- a CDS encoding TonB-dependent receptor, with translation MKLQPLLPGILLTGAVAVLVAQPAWAQVTQVTGVQLKPTPRGLEVILDTADGATPQVFTSSSNQTLILDVSNAQLRLPSGNEFRAVKPIEGIAEVTATNLNANSIQVRVTGSAELPIVEVFKSDEEGLILSLTPAPQTAEVPSRPETPQEEAAPAPEPETPDVEPEGEGEPAAEAQEEEAIQVVVSATRTEEELQNLPRAVTVITRQQIEQQAAVTRDVQEILGQLVPGLGPPGQVQTNFGQSLRGRRPFVLVDGVPISSNNATAFARDLRSIAPNAIERIEVVRGPSAIYGDGATGGIINIITRRSTAQRLTSTVEVGVNSSLTNAEDSFGNFIEYLISGTESNVDYTISLSRNDIGAFFDAEGDRIPLAAEGSANTETYNVLGKLGVNLNDEQRLQVTFNHFRDDQDINFISDPIVAEIPGRQKARALARTLNFIDTPEPGNLNTLVNLDYTHENLFGSQLTAQAYYRDTTNRGTFFDDRIFDPDTLLGVARLQQQQERFGGRLQIETPLFQNAGLLWGVDYANEDLGETADVFDLVAFDNSDSRVLQKIGERTYAPLHNVENLGLFAQLQWDVSEQWLLSSGLRYESIGLSIPDYVSSTGNFIQGGDRDFNATVFNVGVVYKPIEPISLFANFAQGFSIPAIARILYDPAQGFAVERDLQLTEPQKVNSYEIGVRGEWSSVQASLSAFYNESDLGAALETAEFGRVELIRAPQRNYGIEANLDVQLSESWQLGSTVSWVEGENDQEEDGEYVALSSFDIQPLKLTAYVENETLPGWRNRFQALFVGNRDRAFEADVDPVGVDSYLVVDYISSVQLGSGTLQIGVQNLFNNQYSTVVNQVVGGFNDLSYFAAPGRTLSVSYRVSW